The proteins below are encoded in one region of Oncorhynchus gorbuscha isolate QuinsamMale2020 ecotype Even-year linkage group LG01, OgorEven_v1.0, whole genome shotgun sequence:
- the LOC124037328 gene encoding metallothionein B, giving the protein MDPCECSKTGSCNCGGSCKCSNCACTSCKKSCCPCCPSDCSKCASGCVCKGKTCDTSCCQ; this is encoded by the exons atggaTCCTTGTGAATGCTCTAAAA CTGGCTCTTGCAACTGCGGTGGATCCTGCAAGTGCTCAAACTGCGCATGCACCAGTTGTAAGAAAA GTTGCTGCCCCTGCTGTCCTTCCGACTGCAGTAAATGTGCTTCAGGCTGTGTGTGCAAGGGCAAGACCTGTGACACCAGCTGTTGTCAGTGA
- the b3gnt9 gene encoding UDP-GlcNAc:betaGal beta-1,3-N-acetylglucosaminyltransferase 9, translated as MRRIHIKGDVLCTLIMLGLLCLLLYAHQCFTPTWDTWHLEQGSTSSRALLGALPESHVTKLVPSTHPDKTKCQFEPQSHPKSKLQSKSKPKTKTKSRSKSKKDEGTKKVAPTKAAPVLPTQPPFDFEGYLRDKDNRDFRLLIDQPGKCSGELYMLITIKSVAADFERRQVVRHTWGREGVLQDGQTVKTVFLLGVPRNKTALPLWDRLLAYESHTFGDILLWDFDDTFFNLTLKETHFLQWVNGSCSNVQFIFKGDADVYVNIDNILQMLKGQKPDKDLFVGDIIHHARPIRRRSSKYFVPEFVYGQTMYPSYAGGGGFVMSGHTARRLSGACQQVELFPIDDVFLGMCLKRIGVKPSRHEGFRTFGIVRPSAAPHLQVFDPCFYRELMVVHSLTVPQIWLMWNLLHDPQLSCHSNLAPTPWPFKWRGKVLGTTGQKDSETTVEQDYEVTVFVKH; from the coding sequence ATGAGGAGAATTCACATAAAAGGAGATGTTCTGTGCACCCTGATCATGTTGGGGCTACTCTGTCTGCTGTTGTATGCCCACCAATGCTTCACTCCCACCTGGGACACTTGGCACTTAGAGCAGGGCTCTACAAGCTCCCGTGCTCTTCTAGGGGCTCTACCAGAGAGCCATGTGACTAAACTGGTCCCCTCTACGCACCCAGATAAGACAAAGTGCCAGTTTGAGCCTCAGTCACATCCGAAGTCCAAACTTCAGTCTAAATCCAAACCTAAGACCAAGACCAAATCTAGATCCAAGTCAAAGAAAGATGAGGGGACAAAGAAGGTTGCTCCAACAAAGGCTGCTCCTGTTTTACCCACACAACCACCTTTTGACTTTGAAGGTTACCTAAGAGATAAGGACAACCGGGACTTCAGACTGCTGATAGACCAGCCAGGGAAGTGCTCAGGTGAGCTCTACATGCTCATTACTATCAAGTCCGTAGCAGCAGACTTTGAAAGGAGGCAGGTAGTGCGGCACACCTGGGGAAGAGAGGGTGTTCTCCAGGATGGGCAGACAGTGAAGACTGTATTCCTCCTTGGGGTACCCAGGAACAAGACAGCCCTGCCTTTATGGGACCGGCTTCTTGCCTATGAGAGCCACACCTTTGGGGACATTCTCCTCTGGGACTTTGATGACACATTTTTCAATTTGACACTTAAAGAGACCCACTTCCTCCAGTGGGTGAATGGCAGCTGCTCCAATGTCCAGTTTATCTTCAAAGGTGATGCGGATGTCTACGTGAATATAGACAACATTTTGCAGATGCTGAAGGGTCAGAAGCCTGACAAGGACCTCTTTGTGGGTGACATCATCCACCACGCCCGCCCCATCCGCCGGCGCAGCAGCAAGTACTTTGTGCCTGAGTTTGTGTACGGCCAGACGATGTATCCGTCATATGCAGGAGGGGGAGGCTTTGTGATGTCCGGTCACACCGCCAGGCGGCTGAGTGGAGCGTGTCAGCAGGTAGAATTATTCCCCATCGACGATGTGTTCTTAGGCATGTGCTTAAAGAGAATCGGAGTCAAACCATCACGCCATGAAGGTTTCCGTACATTTGGAATTGTGCGCCCCTCTGCTGCTCCCCACCTCCAGGTGTTTGACCCTTGTTTCTACAGGGAGCTGATGGTGGTACACAGCCTGACAGTGCCACAGATCTGGCTCATGTGGAACCTGCTGCATGACCCCCAACTAAGCTGTCACAGTAACCTGGCCCCCACCCCATGGCCCTTTAAGTGGAGGGGCAAGGTACTCGGGACAACAGGACAGAAGGACTCCgagactacagtggaacaggactatgAAGTTACCGTGTTTGTAAAGCATTGA